ttaaaaataaatataagttattttacttaatttaacataacttaatataaatttttaatataatataatttataaatcatttaaaaaatatttttattttatgaaGTAAATAGACCATTGGATGAATACTAactaaaatgaaaataaaatttacaaagaatCGATTTGTGTTAAAAAAACAAGAGAAAAGAAGTCAGATTTTCACTCTTTTTATGAATTGGTTAAGCCGGGCCTGGGTCAGGTAATTTGGTACTTTAGTATTTTTAGTATCAAATTATACAttcgtttattaataaagaaTATAGATTTTAAGTTTTTAACACCCCTAGCAGTGAAGATATACTGCAGAGGAATGATCATGATCATGATCAAGATATAGTGAATGCTATGAATCTAGTTAATGCAACTAAGAGATTATTCGAGAAGATGAAAGAAACTGGTTGGGAGTCATTATTAAATGAAGTTGTTTTAAACATAATGTTGATTTAATTAACATGAGCCAAAAGTATGTTAATCCTGGGAAAATATTGTGGATGATAGAAGAATTGACAAATGGTCATCACTATCGTGTTGACAAGTTTATTGCTATCTTAGAGAGACAAATAAGAGAGTTAGATTACCGTTTTAGAGAAATTGGCACAGAACTTCTTTTGAGTATGTCTTCGCTTGATTCGAAAAATTAATTTGAAGCATTTGATCAAGAAAAACTTGTAAGATTTGCCAGGTTTTATCTAAATTAATTTTCTGAGGTTAATTTTATGGAACTTGAATGGTCTCTGCATACTTATTTTGAAGAAACTTGGAGGCATTTCAAGACTTGCAAAGAAAATAGTGGAAACCGGAAAGGATTTATTTCATCCAACAATATATAAACTTTTGAAGCTTGCTATGCTATTACCTGTAGCTTCGGCTGGAGTCGAAAGATCATTCTATGTAATGAATATAGTTAAAACTCGGCTGCGTAATCAAATAGGAGATGAGTGGTTGAATGATTTTTTAGTCACTTATATTGAAAGAAATATCTTTCTGACCGTAAATAATGAAGAAATCATCAAACGGTTCCAAAATATGAAATCGAGGAGAGGTGTACTTCATCTTtgaaaattaatatatattttcgCTCCCCTGAAACTAAATCCTAGATTCGCCACTGGGTGTCGTTCCATTGAACCCCTCCTAAGAACTGGCCTCCAAGATCTTGTGTCAAACTGATAGGAACTCATGGGGTTCTTTGTTTAAGTGGGGTAACGTATTGGAGTGTTGAGGCGTCTTTGGTGACGGGAGGACTATAGAGCCTTTGGGCCGAAAGACGTTTTAGTTCTAGATAAGGAAATTAAGAGGATAAGAACAAAGAGCATGACTAATAGTATTGATAAGCCATGAAGGAATTGTTAATGCTTTGAGATGTACAGATCTTGATCATATTCAAAAGGTTTGCAAAATAACTATATATAACTATCTACGGCTAGGATTTTGATTAAAACTGTACATTGTTTACATTAGACATAAGCTTTGAGAGAATTCAAGCTAATTAAAAATATGATATAGTCATACTTCTAATGTATCTTCACCtctttattttctatattttttttccTAACAAGAACAAATTTACTTGTGACTTCTGTTAGCTTTGTTAACAAAGAGAATGTTAAAGTTTTCATTGGTAATTTTTTTTCTTCATCCGGTGAAAAAGGTGGTTCATTTGTCGACAGACTTCTGCAATATCTATGTATAAATATAAATTTCAGATGAAAATGTAGATTGAGTTTACATTAATTTCTGATTTTGAATACAGAATATCGATTACTTGGTTTGAATATGAACCGGTGTTGTGGTTTTTCTTCTAATCAATGCATGCAGGTATTCAGAACATGTAATCCATTTTTCTGTTAATGAACTTGCAACTATGTGAATAGAATCAATCAGGAGAGTGTTTTATATAAATCGAGGCATAATGGCTTGTTGGTTTGACATAGCACAAGTAATGGTTACATGAACTGGTTCAATATATAAAAAGCCATTTATTTATAGTATGGCTGCCTGTGGACTGCAGTTCAACAACAACCTTGTTTTAAGCAGAAGTTGTAAAGTTGAAATTTCCACATGTTGTTTGACGGAAGAGGAGCGAAGAGCTGAATCCTAGTTTTGATGCTGCGAGATCAAATTGCAACAGATTGTCCTCAATTTGATGTCCGCCTATCACAATTGAAGTCCTAGGATTTACACCTCCATCCACAAAGCCTAGACACATTACATCATTGCTCACTTGCACCATTGAATTTGCACCAAATATCCTCCAAAACACACTTTGGCTCTGCAGAACTAGATCAATCTGAGGCACAGCAGGACCCACACGTGTGCTACCAATGTTTTTAGACCTAAAACATGCACTAAAAGGCGCCACGGACGCAACTCTTGGGACACTAGAAATCTCCTTCACAAAGGCGTTGGTAACAGCCTCGTATATTGAAGTTTCTAAGACAGTGTAGGGGTTGATGCTGCTTATTTTTGTTCCTCCATATCCTTCTTTGTTTATAGAAAGCAGTGTTGAATTTATGGGGACAAGTTTTTCGTTAATCCTTATAGATTTCACTCCAATGAAATATTCAGTTGAAGGGTCACCTACGAAGTAAGATGATGCAGTACTCACAGGGTTTATGAAAAGTGGTGTATAGATGAGAGAGCTTGAAGCATCCACATTTGGAAGGAACATATACGGCTCATTTCCAAAAATGACAACACCTTTTGCTGATGCGGAAGAGCTCAAGCAAACTGCGAATTTTCTATTGAAACTAAAAGCAGCTGAGAACTGAGAAGGGAGTGAAATTCGAGCCCTTCCCAGGCCTGCCATTCCCTTAACACCGTTAGCAAGGCCACCTAAGAGAAATTCTGAGCCACAAACAAAGAGCAGCCGAGGGACCGTTACAAATGGGCCAGGGTTCTTGCCGTTTGTTGATTGGATTGAGACAACATCCGAACCAACATCCCCGAAGGTCGCAAGTTGTCCTATAGGGTTGCCTGGAAGGAGACCACATGTGTTGTTGTTGCACCCTGGTGAAGGTGGAGAATTACACTCCGTGACACAACTTGTTGCCCTGGCAAGGGAGCATTGAGCCGAGCGACAACGAGCAGGGCGATATGTCGAGGATACGTAGCTGGTGTAGCATTCAACCCACAAGAATTGGCCTCCAAGATCAAGGGTCAAGCTGATGGGAACCAGGGGAGTTCTTTGGTTGATTGAAGTAAGGTATTGGAGTGTTGCAGGGTCTTTACTGACTGGGAGAATCAGAGCTTTCGGACGAAAAGATGGCTGTGCTTTAGCTGAGCTGATCAGGAGAATAATACCAAATATAATGACATGACAGTATTGAGAAGCCATGGATAAAA
This sequence is a window from Apium graveolens cultivar Ventura chromosome 9, ASM990537v1, whole genome shotgun sequence. Protein-coding genes within it:
- the LOC141683120 gene encoding putative aspartic proteinase GIP2, producing the protein MASQYCHVIIFGIILLISSAKAQPSFRPKALILPVSKDPATLQYLTSINQRTPLVPISLTLDLGGQFLWVECYTSYVSSTYRPARCRSAQCSLARATSCVTECNSPPSPGCNNNTCGLLPGNPIGQLATFGDVGSDVVSIQSTNGKNPGPFVTVPRLLFVCGSEFLLGGLANGVKGMAGLGRARISLPSQFSAAFSFNRKFAVCLSSSASAKGVVIFGNEPYMFLPNVDASSSLIYTPLFINPVSTASSYFVGDPSTEYFIGVKSIRINEKLVPINSTLLSINKEGYGGTKISSINPYTVLETSIYEAVTNAFVKEISSVPRVASVAPFSACFRSKNIGSTRVGPAVPQIDLVLQSQSVFWRIFGANSMVQVSNDVMCLGFVDGGVNPRTSIVIGGHQIEDNLLQFDLAASKLGFSSSLLFRQTTCGNFNFTTSA